A genome region from Hippopotamus amphibius kiboko isolate mHipAmp2 chromosome 1, mHipAmp2.hap2, whole genome shotgun sequence includes the following:
- the LOC130839777 gene encoding zinc finger protein 69 homolog codes for MVIIASLLVPKLTLQIFPKRQPLAILLSPHTPRKRNKYKSDLINHSTSYIRTKTYECNICEKVFKQPIHLTEHMRIHTGEKPFRCKECGRAFSQSASFTTHQRIHTGEKPFECEECGKAFRHRSSLNQHHRTHTREKPYVCDKCQKAFSQNISLIQHLRTHSGEKPFTYNECGKTFRQIRHLSEHIRIHTREKPYACIACCKTFSHRAYLTHHQRIHTGERPYKCKECGKAFRQRIHLSNHKTVHTGVKAYECNHCGKAYRHDSSFKKHQRHHTGEKPYECNERGKAFSYNSSLTRHHKIHRRNAFQNNA; via the exons ATGGTTATTATAGCATCCTTACTGGTCCCTAAGCTTACCCTCCAGATATTCCCCAAACGGCAGCCCCTAGCGATCCTCTT gagccCCCACACAcctagaaagagaaacaaatacaaaTCAGATTTGATTAATCATTCAACAAGTTACATAAGAACAAAAACCTATGAATGTAATATATGTGAAAAAGTCTTCAAACAACCCATTCACCTTACCGAACACAtgagaattcatactggtgagaaaccttTCAGGTGTAAGGAATGTGGAAGGGCCTTTAGTCAAAGTGCATCCTTTACCACACACCAGAGAATccatactggtgagaaacccttTGAATGTGAAGAATGCGGCAAAGCCTTCAGACATCGCTCATCTCTCAATCAACATCACAGAACTCACACCAGGGAGAAACCCTACGTATGTGATAAATGTCAGAAAGCTTTCAGCCAGAACATTAGCTTGATCCAACATTTGAGAACTCATTCTGGAGAGAAACCTTTTACATAcaatgaatgtgggaaaacctttaGACAGATTAGACACCTTAGTGAACATATAAGAATTCATACCAGGGAGAAGCCCTATGCATGCATTGCCTGTTGTAAAACCTTTAGTCATAGAGCATATCTAACACATCACCAGAGAATCCATACTGGGGAGAGACCCtacaaatgtaaggaatgtggaaaagcctttagGCAGAGGATTCACCTTAGCAATCATAAAACTGTTCATACAGGAGTGAAAGCATATGaatgcaaccactgtggaaaagcCTACAGGcatgattcatcctttaagaaacaTCAGAGACATCACACAGGAGaaaaaccttatgaatgtaatgAACGTGGAAAAGCCTTCAGCTATAATTCATCACTTACTCGACACCATAAAATACACAGGAGAAATGCCTTCCAAAATAATGCCTAA